A single region of the Reyranella humidisoli genome encodes:
- a CDS encoding enoyl-CoA hydratase/isomerase family protein, which produces MNTEIKSFVNDHIGTIIFNRPESRNAFTLEMLEECSKILAAFRDDPDVRVIVLTGAGESFCSGGDVKKMGRSTSVIQRKSDLWKRMQTVPKMLATVDKPVIAMINGDAVGGGMDIALMCDIRVASEKARFSQAYVRLGLVPGDGGAFFLARLIGLGRALEMLLTADFVAAPQAERIGLVNHCVPHHELEEKAYGIARKIAALPPLGVQTCKRLTYESFQNEMITALELASSQAAIMATTADHKEAVSAFREKRPGIYKGE; this is translated from the coding sequence GTGAACACCGAGATCAAGTCTTTCGTCAACGACCATATCGGAACCATCATCTTCAATCGCCCCGAGAGCCGTAATGCCTTCACGCTGGAGATGCTCGAGGAGTGTTCGAAGATTCTGGCCGCCTTCCGCGATGATCCGGACGTCAGGGTGATCGTTCTGACGGGTGCCGGCGAGTCGTTCTGCTCCGGCGGCGACGTCAAGAAGATGGGACGCAGCACTTCGGTCATCCAGCGCAAGTCTGATCTCTGGAAACGCATGCAAACGGTCCCGAAGATGCTCGCCACCGTGGACAAGCCGGTGATCGCGATGATCAACGGCGACGCCGTCGGTGGGGGAATGGACATTGCGTTGATGTGCGACATCCGCGTGGCCTCCGAGAAGGCCAGATTCTCCCAGGCGTATGTTCGTCTGGGCCTGGTGCCTGGCGACGGCGGCGCCTTCTTCCTCGCCCGGCTCATCGGACTCGGGCGCGCACTGGAGATGCTACTGACGGCCGATTTCGTGGCTGCTCCGCAGGCCGAGCGCATCGGGTTGGTCAACCACTGTGTTCCTCATCACGAGCTGGAGGAGAAGGCCTATGGCATCGCCCGGAAGATCGCCGCCCTTCCCCCTCTCGGCGTGCAAACGTGCAAGCGTCTCACCTATGAGAGCTTTCAGAACGAAATGATCACTGCGCTGGAGCTGGCGTCCTCACAAGCCGCGATCATGGCGACAACCGCCGATCACAAGGAAGCAGTCAGCGCTTTTCGCGAGAAGCGGCCGGGCATCTACAAGGGAGAATAG